In Ciconia boyciana chromosome 1, ASM3463844v1, whole genome shotgun sequence, the genomic stretch CATTCAGCTGCCCTTTTCCAAAAGGCCTAGTCTCCTCCTgctgaaagctatttttaaataatgttaactgcttgtttttcttactATGTGGTACATACTCAGGCATTTTGACATGGTGAGTGCTTAGGAAAGACTTCGTTTCCTCAGGGTAGATGGTTTTTAAGTCAAAGTCTTCATTGCAGCTTTTTTCAATTTTGGATTCCGAGATCACTTTATCAGTTAAAGATTTTACATGCTGACCGCACTCTTTAATTGAACTAAGTTGATCTGTAATGCAAAGCCCACCACCTAAAAAGTAATcagattcttttaaaattgcctttgctttttgatAGGCATTTTTAGAGACTGTTACCTGCTTTCCACTTGCAGTGCTGAACTCAAAAGCTGGATTTGAAATCAATTCAGTGCtggcattttcttccctttttggtAACACCATCTGCATTTTCCCAGGAACTACTTCAGTGTGCATTTCAGACTTTTCAACATCTTCCTCAACTAAATATGCTTCTTGTACATACAATGAATTATTACcttccatttctgaaaagaGCTGTCTAGCTTTCCTGAGTGACTCTTCTGATAGTTGTACAGGCTTACCACTTGCTGTACGAAAAAATCCAAGACTGCTTGTAGAAGAATCCGACTGCTTTATCTGCTTATCTGGAACAGGCAAGTGCCCTAAAAGCTTAATATTCTGTTCAAAGCATGGCCTCTGAGAATTTGAAACAGACTTTGCATCTGCAAATGCATTTGTATCTTGGTGTCCATTTTCACTAGCAGTTGcatttactttaataaaatgGGATGCGGCTGAATTAATCTCTTCACTTCTTGTAGCATTTAAAAACTTAGCAGAATTAGGACACTCAGCATGGATGACGGAAGATGAATTTCCAGCAATTTCTGTTTGATTAGTTCTTGAGTTAGTCTCAATTTCATGTTTTACAGATTCACTGTAGTCTTCTTGAAACATTTGTCTGACTCTTACTAATGCACTTTCGGAAACAGAAACTGCTTTACCTTTTGCTGTACTAAACACAATTTGTTTCAGATCACCCTTTTGATTTTCAATATTAAGCGTTGTTTCTTTTAACCTGGTTAAATTAGTTTCATCTTCAGGAAGACTGACTAGTGACTGGTTTTGGCAAGCATTAACTGTGGTGTCTGTGAAGCAGTTTGTATCAGCACAAGGTTCATTTAAATAGTCTAAGTCAAATTCCTTACTGTCACAGTTCAAATGAGAAGAGATATTTTTTGAAGTTAAGAGGAGGGATTGATTAGATTTATTGTTACTAACCTCAACAAATAAAGTACTTTTTGTATCTCCAGGCAAAGAATTCTCTTCAAGGTCATTTGATACCTTCATGAAATGCAGAGATGCGGCAGAGTGCACAGGAAAATCATGCATGTCTTCTGAATCATCCCTCTTTTTTGCTGAGTATTCTGTCCTCTCTGCAAACAGTTTTCCATCTTCAGACCAATGAGTTCTACTTAAAGCATCACTCTCCTGTCCGGGAAGGGATTCCAATTCTGACTTTCCAGGTCTGACATCAGGTTTTTTATGTGCATACGAAGTTACTGAACTTCTTTCACAATCTTCACCTAGATTAACAAATGTATCTACTTTAACAGTATCAAGAATCACAGTGTGTTTAATGGGACTGCTCTCTACTGTCTGCTTAAACTGATCTCCAGGTTCTTCAGGAacaagctttttattaaaattaagtttttctgGATCACATTGAGCACTGCTCTCAATGCATAAGTCACAGTCTTTGACACAGTTTTTACCACATTTCCTTGTCTTTAAGGGGTTCTCAAAACTGTCATTATGTTCCTTTTCTAAatcaacattttctgcaaaaaactGTTCAGCTTTAGCCAAAAATCCATCAGCAATTGTTATTGTCTTGCCACTAGCAGTACAAAAACCAGTCAGATAACTCCccttcacttcatttttttcaacatCCACCTCTTGCTTGAAAGGTATTTGAACACAATGGTGAGAAcctatttttattctgctttcattcaCTAACGGGACCTTATCATGGATGGTGTCTTCTCCTTCCGTATTTTTACtatttgtcttttgtttatCAGAGTTCTCCAAAACATTTACATCTCTTTCTCCACACTGTACATTGAGCAACTGTAGAGAATTATCCAAAGCTGCATCAGAAATGGATATGTCACCACCAGCTGGAGTTCGAAATTTGTGTGACAAGTGttcattttcctgctttctgtcttctcctttcTGATGAGGAGACAGGTTTTCCATTTCATCTGGTATGCTTAAACTATGTTCTTCTGCAGTTGTAATAGCATCTCCTAGACATGTTACATCTAATGAGTCTTCCTGCAAAACACCTTCAACTTGGCAACCTCCTTGATTCAAAAATTGTTTGGAAGTTTTATGATTCTGGTTATGTTTTTTAATGGATGATAGACTGTTCATGATAGTGTTAGTACTATTGCAATTAACACTTTCATTATCATTTATTGATCTTTTTGTCcaattttccatattttctttaaatggtgTACTGAtactttcctcattttttttctgcacgTGGTGGGCAACAGAACCTGCGTGGGAAATGGCATCTatgcttttgaaatctgaaacaaaaacagtttttcctttgttttcttttgtcaggCATCTGACAAAATTACAGTTAAAAGACATATGCCCATTTGAATTGCGACATCTAGTACTAGTTTCAGAAGATTTAAACAAATAGTTATCATCATCCAAGTCCCTGAAGAGCTCTGCAGATCTGGTCAAAGCCGccttagaaatatttatttttttatttccagctgaagTAAAGCCTACAAAATTAGAAAAGCTGTCCTGTTTAGCTACTGGAAAGCTCCCATCAGAtattctattttcatttctgtccaAGTTAGTAAAAGTAacctttttgtcatttttatggaaaaccactgcattttctttttcatattccACCACTTTAGAATCTTCATTTGTGTCTTCCTGCTTAGTACAATACTTGTCATTTTTTATTggattttcagatttaaaagtgCTGCAAAAATCAGTATCTTTCCTTGtttcagaagtattttccaCATTTGTTGTTCCATGTATTTCTACAGTTCCGAATTGTTGAAAGGCACGACTTTGTATCgtgttacttttctttctaaactgtGTAAATTCAAACTGACTACCTGTTTCTTCCAGGATACTAGAAAGTTCAGCAATTTCAGCTTCTTGGCTTGCTGTCAAggtttgatttgtttcttgCAAGGATTGTTCATTTCTAGGAAAGCTTTTACACAAGCCAACTTTATGTGGAATAAAATGTGTATGCCTGGGCTCAAGAAAACTTGTCTGTGAGTCTAAAGAATCAGGTAAATTACTGCCCAACTTGCTTTCTGAATCTGAGAAAAActtattctcctttttaatttgatttgaaaaGTTTCTGACTCTTTCCATGGAAGAGGCTTCAAAGCATTCATTTTCAATATCTTTGAATAGCATTTTGCCCTTTGCTATACTgacttcagaaaatgtaatcTGCTTATTGGAAGCAGTCTGAAAGCCACCAAAGCCCAGGTTCAAACCACATGCATTAAGATTTTCTGATGATTTCCCTTTATACTTCAGGTTCTCCTTTGACTTTGTGCTGGAATACATAGGTGCtacttgtttatcttcttcagaaattacttcatttaAAGAATTACCATCTATACAATCTAACAATTCTTTAGCAATCTCTACAGCTACTTTATTGCAAGCAGCTGCTTGAAGGCTTTCATTGTTGTCAACTGACTTTGGCTCTTGATTGTCAGCTACAACTTCTAAAAAGGCACCTGCATCTGTTTTCTCCCCTGGTTTTAACCCAGTAGTATCATTTTCCAAGCAGTTTATTCCCAAAGGTCCAAGTACTTCTCTACAGTCAACTACTGACCATTGGTCTGTAGCATGCCTTTTATCAGTTGATATTTTACTGCAACAACCACTGCTGACTCCATTTATGCCAAAGTTGGTCTGACTCAAAGTATTATTGAAAGCGCCGTTTGTAAAAGACGTAGTGTCATGGTACATATCAATCAAGCGTTCATTATCCCTAGGAGAAGACCATGCAAATTGTTCTTTAAGGCTCCAAGGTACAGTAGCTCCATCGTTCACATTAGCACTCAAGTACTTATCTTCCTCACCCTTCTCTAAGCAACAGCCTTTAGGGAGCAATCTGGAACGCTTTCTTGCCATTAGGCCTGCTGAAGTTAGAACTTTACgttttatatttgaaattatttcactaTTTAAAGAATCTGTTGTGTCTTCTTTCTGTGTATTAGATACTTCTAAGCATGTTAATGATGTAGCAGGTTGATCCTCTCTtgcatttttccccaagtctCTCAGGTCTTGTTGCTTCAGCCTATCATTGAAGGAATTATCAGATGAATTATCCATTATAtccatttttaaagtacaagtgctgaaattgttttcctttatattcGATTGCAAATGCTTTCTCTCAGCAAAAAGCAAGCAGTCTACAAAAGAagacattacagaaaaaaaagtgttaataaATTAGTTCTCATTTATACAAACAAATGCAGATTCaagattttcataaaattttggCCCATAAGATCATTTCTACACGTTTAAGACTGGTACCATAAATATcgcttttgttttcaaatgtgaaCGCTTTGACAAGATTGGAGATCTGTTTAATCTAATCATGTTCTAATAACCAGAAACAACTGAGTAGCCTGCAGGTAATGctatcagttaaaaaaaaataaaaataatccatttttacTTGTAATGAAATTTGAAGAGATGGGCTTCCATTCCTTGTGTCTTAACATAAGGActtttttcaaactttaaagAGAAGTACTTCAATTCCTAATATTAAGTAATTCTTCTAGCAAGAacaatggcttttaaaaataggagtatgtgcttgcttttgttatatataatttgttttttgaaatattttgtgcttCTGGAAGAAACAGATATACAGTCTTAAATCCcctaattttagaaaaataacaatacaaCTTTATCATTCTTTATGATCTCTTAGAAGTTATCAACTCACACAAGATGGCCCTTGACACTATGGATGTCTAGACAGCATTGACAAAGATAATTAAGCTTGTCAATTAGCATAATGGTTCAAGGTGGAAGTGTCTATTCCAGAAACTAATCTGAGACTAAAACAGTAAGCTACCACCAGactatttgaaaataatgctATTCTGTCACTATTATTGTAACAGACCAATTCCACATCTCGATTCCCAGACTAGTCAGTTGCAGGGATTTTATCTGAAACATTTACATAAAAGgttcttaataaataaatacagaaccCTCCACAAATGATGAAAAGCTTAATAATATACCTTGCTTATCAACACTGGCCACATGACAACCTTCAAATTCACACAAATCAGATTCCAAGTGTGGTAATACAGGATGAATAGGCAACTCAGAGGTtacttctttctgtattttttcttcttgatacAGTAAAGTATTATTTATTGTATAAATAAATCTCTTGGATCTCTTTCTCAAGTTGGATAACATATTCAGTCTTTTAAAGCCAGACTTTGTAAGAGTATTTTCACTGTTTGTTAAATGTAGGTCATTGCAATTATCTGGAGATGTAGCATGACATACGAGTGGGTGAGACAGAACATCAGTTACAACAGATTtagaagttgtttttaaatgcttggaAAAGCTGCCACTGTAGACTACAGAATACTCCATGACATTTGTACTTTCAATTGAAAAAGAATTACGGTTTAAGAAGCTCATTTTGGAAACCTTCTCAGCTGCACATCCTTTCACTAAGTTTGGATCTTGAACACTCAGAGACACAGATTTTACTGGAGTTATTTCCAATGTTGggttgttttcagaatttttcactTCACAGCACTTTTCTGACAAATTGACACTCAACAGCTTTTGTGCTTTTATCAAGCCTGAAGTATTCAGTAAAGATGTTTCCACAGCATCATCATCGGTCATTAGTATTGACTTCTCTTCTAAATTTTTCTCTCCACGTAAGTCAGAGGTTGGAGAGCTACATATAGACATTTCCAAGTGAGTTACGTCAAGATCAGATAAGTTCAGTTGAGACCACTGGCTTGATGATGATGGCATATCTTCTTTCACAGGCTTCTCATTCTCAGATGACTTGTGTGCTCTATAATCTTGCACATCTCCTGCGATCTTAAGTGACTCCAATTCCTTTTCGTGTCCTATTAAACAGCCATCTTTACCATCCCCTGTATCTTCATCTGTGTTTTGGAGTAAAGAATCCTTCATTTCAATAGAGTGGCTTTTTTCAGTCCAGCTAGTTGTTTTCACTTCCTGTGAAATGCCAGTATTTCTTCTATTAGGCTGCTCAGAAGGAACATTCCCCTCTCCTTGTGCTTTATCTGtgtttatttcacatttctctaCTGCATCCAGAGCACGTGGCATCAGCAGAAGAGTTCCATCGGACTTAGCAGGCATGTTGAATGTGTCCTCAAAGCTATTCATCTCACCAAATAAGCCATCTAACGTCTCCGACTCTAAACAATTTAGAGAagatggggagaggaaaagaatttaaaaagtaagttttaGGAAATAACTTAGGAACAGTGTTGGGTTTTTATAGGTAAATACAGCTTCCAATTTTATGGCAATTACCTTTACTCAGGAAtgagtttagaaaaataaacctaCATGTCTTTAAAGTAGGTAACTCTTCAACAGCAGCTGTTAGAGGAAACAGGAGGCAAAGGACATACATGCAGATGCCCTGGCCTCCTGAGGACTGTGGTGGTTAAACAGGTTTCCAAGATGAAACCTAGCTGCCTcaaaagaattttgttttttctacagACAGGAGAATGAGTAGGTAATTTTACAAGAtaaatgtttagattttttttcctccaaaatttaTACCAGATGGTAGGCACTAAACACCTTAAGAAGCTGCCTATTTTTGTCTACAACTGGCAGCTAAGGAAACTGTTATTTACAGATGATTCTAGTAAACTATCTTTTGTTTTGATATAGAATAGTATAGTGTCTAGAAGGATTTagaaaatattctcattttttaaatttattaggAAGCTTTTAAGAAGTTACAAATGATTGGCacaaatattagaaaaataatgacaattttttgtttgtgtagaGAAATAATatgcagtggggaaaaaaataacctaaacTCTACTTCATAGACAGCCTTAAAAGCTTACACataccaaataaaaatattactttctcAAATGTATGAAACTAGGCCTACCTATCAAAATATCTCACATTCAAAAAGATAGCTAGGTTTTCTTTTGAGAGTACTTTTTAAGGCTTTTTCATATCAAATAAATTGTAAACAAGCACCTAGAAAACATCCTTGTCCTCTGTTTTCCTTGGGCACATAACCAATAGCTTAACTTTTTCAGGTACAATTTCTATAATTTAGAACTATTTTCCCTATTAGAACTTTTAAATAACCTAGTGCATGAAAGATTTTCCATTTGGAAGTCCACAGAAGATTTCCCAATACTGGGTCACACACATCCAACTATTTTTAACACATCCATTGATGGTTCATGCCCATGCTGTAGGCATAAAACCACCTCTTTCATCACATCTCTCTAACAGTTACCCATTCTCTTTACTTTCTGTTTTTGGCCTGAGTGGCAGAAGGTCTAAACAAGATCTCGAAAAGAAGAAACTAACACTACAGATCGAGTGTACAGGTTCTTTTCCCTTAATGAAGTGCATTCCTGTGGAGTAACTTCTGTGCTACTGTAATAATTTGTCAACAGAGCTTTCTAAAAAGACAcagttgtatttctttttactgaaaCAGGAGCCATTACCTTTAATcgaaaaagaaaaccaggagTATCTGAAAGATTGTAAAGATACTGGTTGTACACTGAATAACCTGATGCTGGCGGGGGGCAGAAATCAGAGAAGTTCATTTTGACTTCTAAACTCACTGGAGAGTCAGTGAAATGACAACCCCAAAAACAAGGACTACACAACAGAATTCTCCTGTTTTCCCAGTAAGTGCCCTAACCAGACAATAActacttaatttattttctcagtgccTCTCCTTCTGGGTAAGTAATACaatactcagaaaaaaagaagcttaaaCATAAGATGTTTCTGCTCTGGAGTCATATATTGGCTGTTAGAACATATTGCCCCATTTCAGGTTGGAATCCTTATTAGCAGAGGGTATTGAACCTATTTCTCCTACTTCATGAATAGTTCTAGACACTGAGGTTAAAGACAGACCATTTACTCTGATCAGGGTTATAAACGGAATGACataattttggtttttgaaTTAAAGAGTTTAAATATGAAGTTTTGGGCAACAGGCCAGAGTAAAGTATCTAAAATGTTATGGAATTTCATGTTTCCCATTAGTTTTTCAATTTAAATAGCTTCCCAGTCAACATGCTGATTATTATGTATTTGAAGAATCTTAACTCTGAATCCATGGTTATATACCTACAGCAAAGCTGTGAATTCTGCTACAAGGGCCAGATGCCTAAAGCTTAGTGTTAAAATGACCAGTCTTAGACTTGCTTAAACTAGGGACATGAACCTTAGGAATTAATGACTGGGTTACAAATGGGTATGCAATGAATATGCAAATTTAGCTCCTTTTGTGAAATTCTGAAGTGTTAATACATGACAGTACATATCTTGCAGTCCATAGTTACGCTAAAtgtaaaacagttaaaaaaagctttcctcttcccccaaatTATTACAactaaaaatacaacaaatccagcaaaaaaaaaatatctttgaaatatttggtaGTTCTTGTACTTTGGACTGAGTGCATATATTCAGTCTCACTGCTATTAAGGACGCAACTGGTACAATATAAATAATCTCTTCATATCCTTAAAATCATGCAGGTATTCAAATCAGTATTATGatctctcttattttctttgactgaaacaaaaattacacCTAATAAAACTGATTGCCTTTCATGATCATACAACACAATTCCAGAGAAAACCAACATTTGAAAGGTACAAACATGGAGGTTTGAGTGATCCTTCTTTTTACGCTGCATCTTCAAATGCCAAGTTAACTATTATCAAAGGGGGAAGACAGAGggaagggcaaaaaaaaaaaagacacagttgcaaaagttattttgtactttaaaaataaaaccatgtttcttcttccttttatttttactcattGTTTTAACTAGCCTTCTCTACTACAGTATGGGATGTAATAAGCCATTTTGGAACACAACAGAGGACATTAATTTGTCCTtcatttctaaaagcattttactGACTACAGATTGCTTGAATATGTTTACTAccaactacattttttttctgagcatgtTTGAACCTACAATACAAAAATAGCAGTATATATTGTTCTGCAAACAACAATGCTTCCTGATCCCAGCATTCTCAGCCCTCCTTGTCAAATTCTAAACCACCACCAAACAACGTACCaacaaacaatatttttagGGCAGTCCATTCAATTCAGATAAGGAGACATACAATCCTAAGGATATATCGTCCTGTCTAGCCTGTGTCAATCTCTACAGCACCCTTTTACACCCACACATGCTGAACAAAGTTCTGTTAATATTCTTCCCTTCTGCCATTCTcaacaaaaatcaaaaagctCACACTGAAGTGTACATTTTCACTTGTTCACTAACATGATCTAAgaacacagaatgaaaacatttttttcccttggctgagtattttctgcattcatttaaaaaaaaaattaacatttctttttcctaaaggaTTTGTCACATTTTGAACTACTAATAGGTGaagtaaatgaagaaaggatacagcaagattaaaaaacaagctCACCACAGAATAATGAGTATTGGGGTGAAGCTTCATGATAAAGCTAAACATTCAATAGCTAGAAGTAGTAGTCTTGCTCCCCCTTGAGCCTAtaccatttttctctctcagctcTCGCATACAGTCTCACGTCTTCACTTACACCAGTACTAATCTGGTTGTCATCCAGTGGCATGATAACCTGATTTAATTCACTGACTCATCAGAAACTGATTCCCTTTTTTAAGGCCAGATTAGTTTTACAAAGTTGAATCAATTCAGGAAGTGGAACTAACACAGCTGGCAGAGGAAATAAGCCATAGGATCAGCTCAAGACATACAATGTAACTTTACCCTCAGTCTTGCTTCACAGTATACTCTGTAGTAAAGCATCAATGCATACCAAAATCTTTGATGTCGTCTTCAGCATTTAGCTTTACTGTCTCTGGTACAGACAGCACACTTGTATTACTTGTCCCAGGACATTTACCATGGTTGGAAAAAAAGTTGTGCAACACCTGTAAACCAAAGACAAAAACTGTTATATTACATACTAGTAAGTGTCACTTTAACAGTAAAGCATGCAACTCTAGACATTTACTGCAGTATCTGAGTAACTCTGCATCTCTTAAAATGAAAGGTAACATTTGCACGAGtacacttgaaaataaataagcagataattctcattttcagtgcaaaCCAGGTTCCATTCTACAATCAATTTAAGAGCAGCGAATGGGTTCAGCAGTTTAGTATAAGCAAGCCTCTCAAAAACGAACAAAGGAGATataaggaaggagaaagcttATTTTAACTTGTAACCGTTTGTTAATTGTGAAGTTGCAGGTAGTTAAGAATCAAACATAAAATTGTAATTGAATCCTATTAGCACCATCCTCAGTTTTCAGTCTGAATAATCGTTCAGCTTTCATATACGCAGAGTAA encodes the following:
- the BRCA2 gene encoding breast cancer type 2 susceptibility protein isoform X3, giving the protein MDQKMAVERPTFFEIFKAHCNESDLGPISLNWFEELSAEAPLYEPKLLGELDGPIGWLDQTSFKTPRTKPSTCSQLASTPLIFKEENRILPPYSSPGKELDQKKTETSRGNLISPSITRRKINQENEILASPPGTCCNCLAASPTILRNTYRTPQRSNIPGPYGSLFCTPKPLEVRTPKRISESLGAEVDPDMSWSSSLATPPTLGATVIIARENGSISGAKQQDERAEIVLHNFFSNHGKCPGTSNTSVLSVPETVKLNAEDDIKDFESETLDGLFGEMNSFEDTFNMPAKSDGTLLLMPRALDAVEKCEINTDKAQGEGNVPSEQPNRRNTGISQEVKTTSWTEKSHSIEMKDSLLQNTDEDTGDGKDGCLIGHEKELESLKIAGDVQDYRAHKSSENEKPVKEDMPSSSSQWSQLNLSDLDVTHLEMSICSSPTSDLRGEKNLEEKSILMTDDDAVETSLLNTSGLIKAQKLLSVNLSEKCCEVKNSENNPTLEITPVKSVSLSVQDPNLVKGCAAEKVSKMSFLNRNSFSIESTNVMEYSVVYSGSFSKHLKTTSKSVVTDVLSHPLVCHATSPDNCNDLHLTNSENTLTKSGFKRLNMLSNLRKRSKRFIYTINNTLLYQEEKIQKEVTSELPIHPVLPHLESDLCEFEGCHVASVDKQDCLLFAERKHLQSNIKENNFSTCTLKMDIMDNSSDNSFNDRLKQQDLRDLGKNAREDQPATSLTCLEVSNTQKEDTTDSLNSEIISNIKRKVLTSAGLMARKRSRLLPKGCCLEKGEEDKYLSANVNDGATVPWSLKEQFAWSSPRDNERLIDMYHDTTSFTNGAFNNTLSQTNFGINGVSSGCCSKISTDKRHATDQWSVVDCREVLGPLGINCLENDTTGLKPGEKTDAGAFLEVVADNQEPKSVDNNESLQAAACNKVAVEIAKELLDCIDGNSLNEVISEEDKQVAPMYSSTKSKENLKYKGKSSENLNACGLNLGFGGFQTASNKQITFSEVSIAKGKMLFKDIENECFEASSMERVRNFSNQIKKENKFFSDSESKLGSNLPDSLDSQTSFLEPRHTHFIPHKVGLCKSFPRNEQSLQETNQTLTASQEAEIAELSSILEETGSQFEFTQFRKKSNTIQSRAFQQFGTVEIHGTTNVENTSETRKDTDFCSTFKSENPIKNDKYCTKQEDTNEDSKVVEYEKENAVVFHKNDKKVTFTNLDRNENRISDGSFPVAKQDSFSNFVGFTSAGNKKINISKAALTRSAELFRDLDDDNYLFKSSETSTRCRNSNGHMSFNCNFVRCLTKENKGKTVFVSDFKSIDAISHAGSVAHHVQKKNEESISTPFKENMENWTKRSINDNESVNCNSTNTIMNSLSSIKKHNQNHKTSKQFLNQGGCQVEGVLQEDSLDVTCLGDAITTAEEHSLSIPDEMENLSPHQKGEDRKQENEHLSHKFRTPAGGDISISDAALDNSLQLLNVQCGERDVNVLENSDKQKTNSKNTEGEDTIHDKVPLVNESRIKIGSHHCVQIPFKQEVDVEKNEVKGSYLTGFCTASGKTITIADGFLAKAEQFFAENVDLEKEHNDSFENPLKTRKCGKNCVKDCDLCIESSAQCDPEKLNFNKKLVPEEPGDQFKQTVESSPIKHTVILDTVKVDTFVNLGEDCERSSVTSYAHKKPDVRPGKSELESLPGQESDALSRTHWSEDGKLFAERTEYSAKKRDDSEDMHDFPVHSAASLHFMKVSNDLEENSLPGDTKSTLFVEVSNNKSNQSLLLTSKNISSHLNCDSKEFDLDYLNEPCADTNCFTDTTVNACQNQSLVSLPEDETNLTRLKETTLNIENQKGDLKQIVFSTAKGKAVSVSESALVRVRQMFQEDYSESVKHEIETNSRTNQTEIAGNSSSVIHAECPNSAKFLNATRSEEINSAASHFIKVNATASENGHQDTNAFADAKSVSNSQRPCFEQNIKLLGHLPVPDKQIKQSDSSTSSLGFFRTASGKPVQLSEESLRKARQLFSEMEGNNSLYVQEAYLVEEDVEKSEMHTEVVPGKMQMVLPKREENASTELISNPAFEFSTASGKQVTVSKNAYQKAKAILKESDYFLGGGLCITDQLSSIKECGQHVKSLTDKVISESKIEKSCNEDFDLKTIYPEETKSFLSTHHVKMPEYVPHSKKNKQLTLFKNSFQQEETRPFGKGQLNVGMKTESEAVSCRATAKAEVNIDLLQTPKNYLEAEAVESARAFMEDNLSDPGVRINAAQSFSGRLDKNFQNKTFGKRHFEEKNSLGEPPIKRQLLLEFNRTKNPPRSLKASKSTPDGIFKDRRKFMYHVPLKPITCQPFGAAKERQEVKNPTLTLPDQDFKGFKSKPAIFQHYALRQSSNGTSGVSTPCKASAKESEERSLYKSGKTVKTFIPPFKTKRTFSTGEQGSSKRCDSPISKNMTVETELNQIISEQNIAEPQDHQSCIQHAADTDLENGNLAMVKMMANLRCARDLQEMRITKKYRQNISSQPGSLYVIKTSARNRISLKTAVEEKSPSFYSTEELYTYGVSKYCIQINSTNAESFQFLIKDFFSKEYLLAGNGMQLADGGWLIPTDEGKAGKKEFYRALCDTPGVDPKLITEAWVYNHYRWIVWKLAAMEVSFPHEFANRCLTPETVLLQLKYSSNKNMESKKAAAIIEVTDGWYGIRALLDPPLKAFLHRRRLTVGQKIIVHGAELVGFQNGCTPLEAPDSLMLKISANSTRLARWHAKLGFHRDPRPFPLPLSSLYSEGGAVGCIDIVIQRTYPIQWMEKTSAGSYVFRNSRAEEREAAKYAEDQQKKMEALFAKIQAEYEKHEERTSRRTPRSRIVTRQQIHNLQDGAELYEAIQNASDPDYMEGYLSEDQLKALNAHRQLMNDKKQTQIQEEFKKALESAVQEENGCSKRDVSTVWKLCVVDYRKQEKHKGVILSIWRPLLDVCSLLKEGNRYRIYQLSTSQSKGRSDSTNIQLIATKKTQYLQLSVSQEMLVQIFFPRKALKFTSLSDPSFQPLCAEVDLVGVVVSVSRTGFTTMVYLSDESYNLVAVKICTDLRQFAIEDIVVRCSFISASNLQWQSQFRSEIPMLLAGDLSVFSASPKESYLQEKVNELRSMIENVASFCSDAESKLMNLLHRNLSLPPSLTKRCGLEYLSPPCNSGLYAEDKSLISSKMEVKHLSPLSTSTPNMKLVTEGSAKTPSSATINEDHPKNSKKRKAMDFLSCIPAPPPLTPICSIIPPSLKKAFQPPRSLGLQHSKSSKETNQNIGHVTPCRKLRETVHLPENDLVADEELAMINTQALMNYLPEEKKIDYVNENSSTIAANLSDDLSPKNSSRSTGEANNSSKSSSEVAEALQKCTKEPEDLLPACRMLQRQKPRKCY